The following DNA comes from Candidatus Wallbacteria bacterium.
CTTTTTGGCAAATTTTCATGGTGTGCAGCCAGATGTTTGCCAAAGTCGAGTTACAAATTAAATCTCACATGCATGATGTCGCCGTCTTTGACGATGTATTCGCCGCCTTCCAGGCGCAGCAGGTTCTGTTTTTTCACTTCAGCCATCGCGCCCAGACGGATCAAATCGTCACAGTGCACAACTTCGGCCCTGATAAATCCCTTTTCCAGATCAGAATGGATTTTTCCGGCAGAGGTTCTGGCGTTTGAGCCCATTTTAACAGGCCAGGAACGGCATTCATCCTCACCGACTGTAAAAAAAGTGATGTAATCAAGCAGTTTGAGCGACTCTCTCTGAATCAGTTCGCTGGAAAAATATTCAATCCCCATGTCTTTCTTGAACGATTCACGGTCTTCAGAGGGAAGTTCGGACATCTCCAGCTCCAGTTTTCCG
Coding sequences within:
- a CDS encoding DUF933 domain-containing protein, with the protein product CERLKKQLEEGVDIRKTEFTEQEQGFIYYYNLISLKKRLLILNKNDATPAGLENQTLEMLRKGETNILVFDGKLELEMSELPSEDRESFKKDMGIEYFSSELIQRESLKLLDYITFFTVGEDECRSWPVKMGSNARTSAGKIHSDLEKGFIRAEVVHCDDLIRLGAMAEVKKQNLLRLEGGEYIVKDGDIMHVRFNL